One genomic region from Oncorhynchus keta strain PuntledgeMale-10-30-2019 chromosome 33, Oket_V2, whole genome shotgun sequence encodes:
- the LOC118366095 gene encoding transcription intermediary factor 1-alpha-like isoform X2, protein MDESPEAAVDNDDLVIIVENEAESLPAEEERAKQLGGSLGLMDTCPVCKLNFHNREPKLLPCLHSFCNKCLPPPSRNLVNTEQRRDPQLQVDSSKPLNVIRCPVCRQECWEVEVLDNFFVKDSVEVPSSTVEKTSQVCMSCDDNTEATGFCVECVEFLCVTCIEAHQRVKFTRDHTIRQKEEMSPEAVGASTQKPVFCDIHKQEPLKLFCETCDRLTCRDCQLLKHKDHNYQFLEDAYRNHRQHLENMTHQLQEKRKAIEEVSNCINNGLQQVDENRKSVTNEIKKSICNLIMEINRKGKILVNQLETLTKDHEVGLKKQQEDVSHLTRHLDHVINFTKWATASHSGTALLYCKRLILCQIHYLMRANCNASIVPQSSVRFQCRSGFWASNVDLGSLAVERIPGRQPSSMQQGFPPGHPSQPGPGPRGEGPPGAFPPGSTAHQRGSTLAQLQLQVEKLAQHPNRAGQPPPNHWSWYQQGLKLPGPGPGGPPPQRPHQGGSPSQGPPNMVQIQQPGRSYGPPGPQTHPNPRSPTSMLQNAGFPPQSLRDLIHNSSFPPKPMDVLQGTSRYSHAPPNTGPISTQASIHQRNMMEAAQLRRSDPSGSSSLSMPNPRASYAPSLATAFPDRHAQGRQNSPMSKSSSSEANIGSASWKRTEPHAAAPPSAKRRRRSSPGPIIVIKDEPEDDDEVSFVQSSVGASASLPDSSTGIQPKPQQQSLPAPMLEPQLEPEPQPEPQLEPEAWPGPQLEPQLEPEPQLEPEPQLEPEPQLEPEPQLEPESQLEAEARPESQLEAEARPESQLEAEARPESQLEAEARPESQLEAEAQPETQVELEADPQPDREKAPGVSEDDPNEDWCAVCQNGGELLCCDRCPKVFHLNCHIPSLKESPSGEWFCSFCRDLASPEMEYNPDSQGESPAMKEEPGSERFPPVDKRKCERLLLCIYCNEFSTDFQEPASPLSIPEYKELIETPMDLSIVKSRLESKESPRYCSAEEFVKDVRLIFRNCAKYYQADTEVGGAGLSLEEYFEEQLKLLYQDRSFSGGREEGMIPPVEDEMEEGMEDDGMAPNEGDMPPVEDDLTPVEEGMPSMEKEGTEEAPVEGGMAEEGIPPIEESMEEEGEETSPVKGDSPPSDATEPVDPSTRGASSPNLPSKDAPQPLSSTPDNPPCEEAPQPLSDTPDNPPDTSPADSQDTSPAAGLAIENEGTTEEVRDEAEEE, encoded by the exons ATGGATGAGAGCCCAGAAGCTGCTGTGGACAACGATGACCTTGTTATTATTGTGGAAAACGAGGCAGAGAGCTTGCCAGCTGAAGAGGAGAGGGCGAAACAGCTAGGAGGTAGCCTCGGTCTCATGGACACTTGCCCTGTCTGCAAGTTGAATTTCCATAACAGAGAGCCGAAACTTCTGCCATGCCTCCACTCTTTCTGCAATAAGTGTCTTCCACCTCCTTCAAGGAACTTAGTCAACACTGAACAACGGCGCGACCCGCAACTTCAAGTGGACAGTTCGAAACCAC TCAATGTGATCCGCTGCCCAGTGTGTCGACAAGAATGCTGGGAGGTGGAGGTGCTCGATAACTTCTTTGTGAAGGACTCTGTGGAGGTTCCCAGCAGCACAGTGGAGAAGACCAGTCAG GTGTGTATGAGTTGTGATGACAACACAGAGGCCACGGGGTTctgtgtggagtgtgtggagtTCCTGTGTGTGACATGTATTGAGGCCCACCAGCGAGTCAAGTTCACCAGGGATCATACCATACGGCAGAAGGAAGAGATGTCCCCAG AGGCTGTTGGTGCATCCACACAGAAGCCAGTGTTTTGTGACATCCACAAGCAGGAGCCCCTCAAGCTGTTCTGTGAGACCTGCGACCGTCTCACATGCAGAGACTGTCAGCTGCTCAAGCACAAAGACCACAA TTACCAGTTCCTTGAGGATGCCTACAGAAACCACAGGCAACACCTGGAAAACATGACACATCAGCTCCAGGAGAAGAGGAAAGCCATTGAAGAAGTGTCCAATTGCATCAACAATGG ACTCCAGCAAGTCGATGAAAACCGCAAATCTGTCACCAATGAGATAAAGAAATCAATTTGCAACTTGATCATGGAGATCAACAGAAAGGGAAAAATCTTGGTCAATCAACTTGAG ACACTGACTAAGGACCATGAGGTCGGACTGAAGAAACAACAAGAAGATGTCAGCCACCTGACCAGACATCTAGATCACGTCATCAACTTCACCAAGTGGGCCACAGCCAGTCACAGTGGCACAGCTCTGCTGTACTGCAAGAGACTG ATTCTTTGCCAAATCCATTACCTAATGAGGGCCAACTGTAACGCATCCATCGTCCCTCAGAGCTCAGTCCGCTTCCAGTGTCGCTCCGGTTTCTGGGCCTCAAATGTCGACCTTG GGTCTTTGGCAGTAGAGAGAATCCCTGGTCGTCAGCCCAGTTCCATGCAGCAGGGCTTCCCTCCTGGCCACCCCAGCCAGCCTGGCCCCGGCCCTAGAGGAGAGGGCCCTCCCGGGGCCTTTCCTCCAGGCTCCACCGCCCACCAGCGTGGGAGCACCCTGGCCCAGCTCCAGCTGCAGGTAGAGAAGCTTGCTCAGCACCCCAACAGGGCTGGACAGCCCCCTCCCAATCATTGGTCCTGGTACCAGCAGGGTCTGAAACTCCCGGGGCCAGGTCCAGGGGGCCCACCTCCACAGAGGCCCCACCAGGGGGGTTCTCCATCACAGGGTCCCCCCAATATGGTCCAGATCCAGCAGCCAGGCCGGAGTTACGGACCCCCCGGCCCCCAAACCCATCCCAACCCCAGGAGCCCCACCTCTATGCTGCAAAACGCAGGCTTCCCTCCTCAG TCTCTAAGGGATCTCATCCACAACTCCAGCTTCCCTCCCAAACCAATGGATGTGCTACAGGGTACCTCCCGCTACTCTCATGCACCTCCTAACACAGGACCCATCAGCACTCAAGCCTCTATACACCAG CGTAACATGATGGAAGCCGCACAACTGAGGAGGAGTGACCCCAGTGGATCTTCATCATTATCCATGCCCAACCCCAGAGCTAGTTATGCTCCGAGCCTAGCCACTGCCTTCCCAGACAGACATG caCAAGGAAGACAGAATTCCCCCATGTCCAAATCTTCCTCCTCTGAAGCCAACATAGG GTCTGCTTCCTGGAAGCGTACAGAGCCTCATGCTGCGGCTCCCCCCTCAGCTAAGCGGAGGCGAAGGTCGTCCCCCGGACCAATCATCGTCATCAAGGACGAACCAGAGGACGATGACGAAGTTAGCTTT GTGCAGTCTAGTGTTGGAGCCTCAGCCAGCCTGCCAGACAGCAGTACAGGCATCCAGCCCAAGCCCCAGCAGCAGTCTCTCCCAGCACCCATGTTGGAGCCCCAGCTAGAGCCAGAGCCCCAGCCAGAGCCCCAGCTAGAGCCAGAGGCCTGGCCAGGGCCCCAGCTAGAGCCCCAGCTAGAGCCAGAGCCCCAGCTAGAGCCAGAGCCCCAGCTAGAGCCAGAGCCCCAGCTAGAGCCAGAGCCCCAGCTAGAGCCAGAGTCCCAGCTAGAGGCAGAGGCCCGGCCAGAGTCCCAGCTAGAGGCAGAGGCCCGGCCAGAGTCCCAGCTAGAGGCAGAGGCCCGGCCAGAGTCCCAGCTAGAGGCAGAGGCCCGGCCAGAGTCCCAGCTAGAGGcagaggcccagccagagaccCAGGTAGAGCTAGAGGCTGACCCCCAACCAGACCGAGAAAAGGCCCCAGGTGTCTCTGAAGATGACCCGAATGAAGACTGGTGTGCCGTGTGTCAGAATGGGGGAGAACTGCTCTGCTGTGACAGATGTCCCAAAGTCTTCCATCTGAACTGTCATATACCTTCACTTAAAGAGTCTCCCAG TGGTGAGTGGTTCTGTTCGTTCTGTCGTGACCTGGCCAGTCCTGAGATGGAGTATAACCCAGATAGCCAGGGAGAATCACCAGCCATGAAGGAAGAGCCAGGATCAGAGAGATTCCCTCCAGTTGATAAGAGGAAATgtgagagactgttgctctgcaTCTACTGCAACGAGTTCAGTACAGATTTCCAGGAGCCTGCCTCACCGTTG TCAATCCCAGAGTATAAGGAGCTGATTGAGACTCCAATGGACCTGTCTATAGTGAAGAGCAGGCTGGAGTCTAAGGAGAGCCCACGTTACTGCAGTGCTGAGGAGTTTGTCAAGGATGTCAGGCTCATATTCAGGAACTGTGCAAAGTATTACCAG GCAGACACTGAGGTGGGAGGTGCAGGACTGAGCCTGGAGGAGTACTTTGAAGAGCAGCTCAAGCTCCTCTACCAAGACAGGAGCTTCTCtgggggcagagaggagggaatgaTACCCCCTGTGGAGGATGAGATGGAAGAAGGGATGGAAGATGACGGGATGGCTCCTAACGAAGGGGATATGCCCCCGGTCGAGGACGATCTAACACCTGTTGAAGAAGGGATGCCTTCTATGGAGAAAGAAGGAACGGAAGAGGCTCCTGTAGAAGGAGGGATGGCGGAAGAAGGGATACCTCCTATAGAAGAGAGCAtggaagaggaaggggaagagactTCTCCAGTGAAAGGAGACTCACCACCTTCTGATGCTACAGAACCAGTAGATCCATCAACAAGGGGTGCATCATCACCCAACCTTCCCAGCAAGGATGctcctcaacccctctcctcaaccccagaCAACCCTCCCTGCGAGGAGGCCCCCCAACCCCTCTCAGATACCCCAGA
- the LOC118366095 gene encoding transcription intermediary factor 1-alpha-like isoform X1 codes for MDESPEAAVDNDDLVIIVENEAESLPAEEERAKQLGGSLGLMDTCPVCKLNFHNREPKLLPCLHSFCNKCLPPPSRNLVNTEQRRDPQLQVDSSKPREILNVIRCPVCRQECWEVEVLDNFFVKDSVEVPSSTVEKTSQVCMSCDDNTEATGFCVECVEFLCVTCIEAHQRVKFTRDHTIRQKEEMSPEAVGASTQKPVFCDIHKQEPLKLFCETCDRLTCRDCQLLKHKDHNYQFLEDAYRNHRQHLENMTHQLQEKRKAIEEVSNCINNGLQQVDENRKSVTNEIKKSICNLIMEINRKGKILVNQLETLTKDHEVGLKKQQEDVSHLTRHLDHVINFTKWATASHSGTALLYCKRLILCQIHYLMRANCNASIVPQSSVRFQCRSGFWASNVDLGSLAVERIPGRQPSSMQQGFPPGHPSQPGPGPRGEGPPGAFPPGSTAHQRGSTLAQLQLQVEKLAQHPNRAGQPPPNHWSWYQQGLKLPGPGPGGPPPQRPHQGGSPSQGPPNMVQIQQPGRSYGPPGPQTHPNPRSPTSMLQNAGFPPQSLRDLIHNSSFPPKPMDVLQGTSRYSHAPPNTGPISTQASIHQRNMMEAAQLRRSDPSGSSSLSMPNPRASYAPSLATAFPDRHAQGRQNSPMSKSSSSEANIGSASWKRTEPHAAAPPSAKRRRRSSPGPIIVIKDEPEDDDEVSFVQSSVGASASLPDSSTGIQPKPQQQSLPAPMLEPQLEPEPQPEPQLEPEAWPGPQLEPQLEPEPQLEPEPQLEPEPQLEPEPQLEPESQLEAEARPESQLEAEARPESQLEAEARPESQLEAEARPESQLEAEAQPETQVELEADPQPDREKAPGVSEDDPNEDWCAVCQNGGELLCCDRCPKVFHLNCHIPSLKESPSGEWFCSFCRDLASPEMEYNPDSQGESPAMKEEPGSERFPPVDKRKCERLLLCIYCNEFSTDFQEPASPLSIPEYKELIETPMDLSIVKSRLESKESPRYCSAEEFVKDVRLIFRNCAKYYQADTEVGGAGLSLEEYFEEQLKLLYQDRSFSGGREEGMIPPVEDEMEEGMEDDGMAPNEGDMPPVEDDLTPVEEGMPSMEKEGTEEAPVEGGMAEEGIPPIEESMEEEGEETSPVKGDSPPSDATEPVDPSTRGASSPNLPSKDAPQPLSSTPDNPPCEEAPQPLSDTPDNPPDTSPADSQDTSPAAGLAIENEGTTEEVRDEAEEE; via the exons ATGGATGAGAGCCCAGAAGCTGCTGTGGACAACGATGACCTTGTTATTATTGTGGAAAACGAGGCAGAGAGCTTGCCAGCTGAAGAGGAGAGGGCGAAACAGCTAGGAGGTAGCCTCGGTCTCATGGACACTTGCCCTGTCTGCAAGTTGAATTTCCATAACAGAGAGCCGAAACTTCTGCCATGCCTCCACTCTTTCTGCAATAAGTGTCTTCCACCTCCTTCAAGGAACTTAGTCAACACTGAACAACGGCGCGACCCGCAACTTCAAGTGGACAGTTCGAAACCACGTGAGATCC TCAATGTGATCCGCTGCCCAGTGTGTCGACAAGAATGCTGGGAGGTGGAGGTGCTCGATAACTTCTTTGTGAAGGACTCTGTGGAGGTTCCCAGCAGCACAGTGGAGAAGACCAGTCAG GTGTGTATGAGTTGTGATGACAACACAGAGGCCACGGGGTTctgtgtggagtgtgtggagtTCCTGTGTGTGACATGTATTGAGGCCCACCAGCGAGTCAAGTTCACCAGGGATCATACCATACGGCAGAAGGAAGAGATGTCCCCAG AGGCTGTTGGTGCATCCACACAGAAGCCAGTGTTTTGTGACATCCACAAGCAGGAGCCCCTCAAGCTGTTCTGTGAGACCTGCGACCGTCTCACATGCAGAGACTGTCAGCTGCTCAAGCACAAAGACCACAA TTACCAGTTCCTTGAGGATGCCTACAGAAACCACAGGCAACACCTGGAAAACATGACACATCAGCTCCAGGAGAAGAGGAAAGCCATTGAAGAAGTGTCCAATTGCATCAACAATGG ACTCCAGCAAGTCGATGAAAACCGCAAATCTGTCACCAATGAGATAAAGAAATCAATTTGCAACTTGATCATGGAGATCAACAGAAAGGGAAAAATCTTGGTCAATCAACTTGAG ACACTGACTAAGGACCATGAGGTCGGACTGAAGAAACAACAAGAAGATGTCAGCCACCTGACCAGACATCTAGATCACGTCATCAACTTCACCAAGTGGGCCACAGCCAGTCACAGTGGCACAGCTCTGCTGTACTGCAAGAGACTG ATTCTTTGCCAAATCCATTACCTAATGAGGGCCAACTGTAACGCATCCATCGTCCCTCAGAGCTCAGTCCGCTTCCAGTGTCGCTCCGGTTTCTGGGCCTCAAATGTCGACCTTG GGTCTTTGGCAGTAGAGAGAATCCCTGGTCGTCAGCCCAGTTCCATGCAGCAGGGCTTCCCTCCTGGCCACCCCAGCCAGCCTGGCCCCGGCCCTAGAGGAGAGGGCCCTCCCGGGGCCTTTCCTCCAGGCTCCACCGCCCACCAGCGTGGGAGCACCCTGGCCCAGCTCCAGCTGCAGGTAGAGAAGCTTGCTCAGCACCCCAACAGGGCTGGACAGCCCCCTCCCAATCATTGGTCCTGGTACCAGCAGGGTCTGAAACTCCCGGGGCCAGGTCCAGGGGGCCCACCTCCACAGAGGCCCCACCAGGGGGGTTCTCCATCACAGGGTCCCCCCAATATGGTCCAGATCCAGCAGCCAGGCCGGAGTTACGGACCCCCCGGCCCCCAAACCCATCCCAACCCCAGGAGCCCCACCTCTATGCTGCAAAACGCAGGCTTCCCTCCTCAG TCTCTAAGGGATCTCATCCACAACTCCAGCTTCCCTCCCAAACCAATGGATGTGCTACAGGGTACCTCCCGCTACTCTCATGCACCTCCTAACACAGGACCCATCAGCACTCAAGCCTCTATACACCAG CGTAACATGATGGAAGCCGCACAACTGAGGAGGAGTGACCCCAGTGGATCTTCATCATTATCCATGCCCAACCCCAGAGCTAGTTATGCTCCGAGCCTAGCCACTGCCTTCCCAGACAGACATG caCAAGGAAGACAGAATTCCCCCATGTCCAAATCTTCCTCCTCTGAAGCCAACATAGG GTCTGCTTCCTGGAAGCGTACAGAGCCTCATGCTGCGGCTCCCCCCTCAGCTAAGCGGAGGCGAAGGTCGTCCCCCGGACCAATCATCGTCATCAAGGACGAACCAGAGGACGATGACGAAGTTAGCTTT GTGCAGTCTAGTGTTGGAGCCTCAGCCAGCCTGCCAGACAGCAGTACAGGCATCCAGCCCAAGCCCCAGCAGCAGTCTCTCCCAGCACCCATGTTGGAGCCCCAGCTAGAGCCAGAGCCCCAGCCAGAGCCCCAGCTAGAGCCAGAGGCCTGGCCAGGGCCCCAGCTAGAGCCCCAGCTAGAGCCAGAGCCCCAGCTAGAGCCAGAGCCCCAGCTAGAGCCAGAGCCCCAGCTAGAGCCAGAGCCCCAGCTAGAGCCAGAGTCCCAGCTAGAGGCAGAGGCCCGGCCAGAGTCCCAGCTAGAGGCAGAGGCCCGGCCAGAGTCCCAGCTAGAGGCAGAGGCCCGGCCAGAGTCCCAGCTAGAGGCAGAGGCCCGGCCAGAGTCCCAGCTAGAGGcagaggcccagccagagaccCAGGTAGAGCTAGAGGCTGACCCCCAACCAGACCGAGAAAAGGCCCCAGGTGTCTCTGAAGATGACCCGAATGAAGACTGGTGTGCCGTGTGTCAGAATGGGGGAGAACTGCTCTGCTGTGACAGATGTCCCAAAGTCTTCCATCTGAACTGTCATATACCTTCACTTAAAGAGTCTCCCAG TGGTGAGTGGTTCTGTTCGTTCTGTCGTGACCTGGCCAGTCCTGAGATGGAGTATAACCCAGATAGCCAGGGAGAATCACCAGCCATGAAGGAAGAGCCAGGATCAGAGAGATTCCCTCCAGTTGATAAGAGGAAATgtgagagactgttgctctgcaTCTACTGCAACGAGTTCAGTACAGATTTCCAGGAGCCTGCCTCACCGTTG TCAATCCCAGAGTATAAGGAGCTGATTGAGACTCCAATGGACCTGTCTATAGTGAAGAGCAGGCTGGAGTCTAAGGAGAGCCCACGTTACTGCAGTGCTGAGGAGTTTGTCAAGGATGTCAGGCTCATATTCAGGAACTGTGCAAAGTATTACCAG GCAGACACTGAGGTGGGAGGTGCAGGACTGAGCCTGGAGGAGTACTTTGAAGAGCAGCTCAAGCTCCTCTACCAAGACAGGAGCTTCTCtgggggcagagaggagggaatgaTACCCCCTGTGGAGGATGAGATGGAAGAAGGGATGGAAGATGACGGGATGGCTCCTAACGAAGGGGATATGCCCCCGGTCGAGGACGATCTAACACCTGTTGAAGAAGGGATGCCTTCTATGGAGAAAGAAGGAACGGAAGAGGCTCCTGTAGAAGGAGGGATGGCGGAAGAAGGGATACCTCCTATAGAAGAGAGCAtggaagaggaaggggaagagactTCTCCAGTGAAAGGAGACTCACCACCTTCTGATGCTACAGAACCAGTAGATCCATCAACAAGGGGTGCATCATCACCCAACCTTCCCAGCAAGGATGctcctcaacccctctcctcaaccccagaCAACCCTCCCTGCGAGGAGGCCCCCCAACCCCTCTCAGATACCCCAGA